The following is a genomic window from Deltaproteobacteria bacterium.
AGCCCCAAGGAGATACTTCACACCATAAGAAAATATGGTTTCGAGGAGTGTTATCGCTGCTTCCAAGAGGAGGAGGAAGATGGCCCAAGATAAGACAAGATCACCAGGCGATCTGGATCTGAGCATATATCGTGAGGAAACCTCCGAGCACCCAAAACTGGACGATTTATCCCAGCTCTCTCCTGATGATCAGAAGGTCCTCCTGATGACCGGCATTGACCCCACGGAGAAAGAACGCTCAGGAAGCTTCTTTCAGAAGGACCACTCGGTGATCCACTGCCACACCGACTTCGACGGGGCGGAGATCATGTCCGCTTCAGAAGCCAGGGAAAAGTATGATGGCCTCACAAAATATTGGGGCAAGGCAGTACCAATAGACAAAGACGTCTATACCAAACGGGCAGAGGAACACCAGGAGCACGGCTATTTTATCCGATCCCTGCCAGGAGCCCAGGTTCACTATCCCCTGCAGGCCTGTCTCTATCTTACTGAGGACAAACTAGCCCAGGATGTCCATAATGTCGTTATAGCCGAGGAAGAATCAAACCTGAATGTCATTACCGGCTGTGCTACCGCTCCTGGTGTGCGTTCTGGATTGCATGTCGGCGTCTCGGAATTTTACATAAAAGAGGGGGCGACCATATCCTTTACTATGATTCACAACTGGGCAGAGGAGATGGCAGTGAGACCCAGATCGGCCGTGATCGTGGAAGAAGGCGGGACCTTTATTTCCAACTATATCTGCCTTGTGCCTGCTCGGGATCTGCAGATGTATCCCACAGCGATCCTGAAAGGGAAAGGAGCGGTCGCAACCTTCAACTCTGTGCTGCTGGCCAGACCAGGGTCCCTCATGGATGTCGGTTCCCGAGTGATCCTGCAGGGAGAAGGGTGCCGGGCCGAGATCATTTCCCGGGCTGTATCTACAGGGGGGACAATTATTGCCAGGGGCCACCTAATCGGGGAAACCCCTGGTATCAAAGCACACCTGGAATGTAAGGGACTTCTGCTATCTGATCAAGGCGTAATTCACGCAATACCAGAACTGGAAGGTAAAATGTCCGATCTGGAGATGTCCCATGAGGCGGCCGTGGGAAAGATCGCTCAGGAAGAGGTCGAGTACCTGATGGCCCGAGGACTCTCGGAGCAGGAGGCAACAGCCCTTATTATCAAGGGCTTCCTTTCCCTGGAGATTATAGGGCTTCCGGCGGGCCTCAGAAAAGAGCTGGAGCGCATGATCGAGGAGACGGACACAGAGGCGATGTAAAAAGTGCGATGAAGATATTGGCGATCGTTCAAGGGGACTATGGAAAGAGGATGACCGAAACCTGGGAGAAGCATGGCCCAGAGGATTGGGCAATAGAGATACTGGAGATCACCTCTTCCCTTCCAATGATGATGGAGGAGCCTTCGGAGTTTCTTCCCAAGGACACCCCTGTTGCAGATCTTGTGATAGGTCTCGGGGAAAATCCCAGCATGCCGCAGCTTCTGCCGGACATTGTCAAGGCCTCCAGGGCCCGTGCGGTGAAGCACGCCTTGAATAAGTCCGTAAAGAGCTAGGCAAGTGTTTGTGCTTGGCCTTATGGGGAGTCCAAGGAAGAGGGGGAATACAGACCTCTTGCTTTCAGCCCTCCTCGAAGGTGCCCAAAGTAAAGGGGCACAGGTGTTGAAAGTCTATGTGCCCGAGAAGATGATAACACCCTGTCAGGGATGCCGGTTCTGTGAAAAAAAGGGGCTCTGCCGTATAAGAGACGATGACATGGGTGAGATCTATCATCTTCTGCGCAGGGCTGACCTTGTGGCCCTTGCCACACCTATGTTTTTTTACGGTCCCACTGCTCAATTGAAGGCATTGATAGACCGTGCTCAGGCGCTCTGGGCAAGGAGGTATATCTTTAAGCTCACAGATCCAAAGGCCAAGTTCCGCAATGGGTTCCTTTTGGCAGTAGGGGCAACCAAGGGAAGAAAACTCTTTAGCGATACAAGCCTCATCGCTGAGTATTTCTTTGACGCCATTGGCGCAAGTTTCCAGGGGGTACTGGGTTTTCGGCAGATTGAGTCACCAGGGGATATAGCCCGCCACCCCACAGCCCTTGCCGACGCGAGACAAAAGAGTGCGGAGTTGATAGAGCCGCTTTCTAAGAGGAAACGAGGCCTCTTCCTGTGCCATGAGAACGCCTGCCGAAGTCAGATGGCGGAGGCCTTTCTCCAGTATTATGGTGGAGAAGTATTCGATGTGCAGAGTGCCGGTGATCAGCCTGCCCCGGAGATCAACCCCCTTGCTACCGAGGTCATGGCGGAGAAGGGTATAGATCTAGCTTACCGTAGACCAAGGGGATTGGATGAGATTGAAAACGAAGTTCGCCCCTTCGATCTCGTCGTGCAGATGGGGTGCGAGATGAACTGTCCCCTGGCGCCTTCTGGCAAGGTGGAGAACTGGGACCTGGAAGATCCAGCAGGGAGGCCTATTGAGTTCATGCGCGAGATAAGGGATGAGATAGAGAAAAGGGTGAAGCTCATCATCGAGGAGGAGAGCCCTCAGGAGGTCCATGACGATTTTCCTTGTCTGTAAGGCGACTCTTCCATAATATCTTATAGGGAGGGAAAAGGGACAGGATGACATCTTCAGAGGAATTGGATGTAAGAGGTCAATAGAGAGCAAGAGGGGAAGAGATGCCACATCGCATAGAAGTGGCCCTGAAGAAGGGGCTAAAAGATCCTTTAGGAGAAAAGATCAAGAGAAAAATCAATAACGAGCTAGGGCTTGAGGTGAAATCTGTGCGAATCATCGACGTCTATACCATCGACGCCCCTTTGAATAAGACGCATCTAGTGCTCTTGGCCAAAGAAGCTTACAGCGACCCCATTATGCAAGTATGGTCCGTGGATCGCCCCCAGGCCCATGCATTCGACTGGGTGATCGAGGTGGGCCTTTTGCCCGGGGTGACGGATAATGTAGGACGGACTGCCAGGGAGGCCCTGGAGGCCTGTCTGGAGGTTCGTTTAAAGCAGGAGGAGCGGGTCTACACCTCCCGCCAGTACCTGATAAAGGGGGATCTCTCCCGTGAGGAGATCAAAAAGATCGCCACGGGACTCCTGGGGAACCCTTTGGTCCACCGTTTTGAGATCAGAAGTCGGGAGGAATGGGATCTGGTAAAGGGGATAGGACCTATTGTCCCCAAGGTGACCGGTCTGACAGGGGGGAGGGTGGAAAGATTCGCCTTCGAGGTCCCTGACGAGGAGCTCCTGTTGCTCAGCAAGGAGCGGCTGCTGGCCCTCAGCCTGGAGGAGATGAATGCAATCCAACGCTACTTCAGAAGGAAGGAGACAAAAAAGAGGAGGAGGGAGATAGGGATTGGGGAGCAGATCACCGATGTGGAGCTGGAGGCCATTGCCCAGACCTGGTCTGAACACTGCAAGCACAAGATCTTCCAGGCCCGCATAAAATATATCGATGAAGATGGGAAGGAAGAGCTAATCGAAGGGCTCTTCGACACCTATATCAGGGGGGCCACGGAGGCCATCAGGCGTTCTCTGGGAGAGGAAGATTGGTGCCTGTCGGTCTTCATTGACAACGCCGGGGTGGTGGCCTTCAACGAAGGGTGGAGCCTCGTCTTCAAGGTGGAGACCCACAACACCCCCTCTGCCCTCGACCCCTATGGTGGGGCCTTGACAGGGATCGTGGGCGTCAATCGGGACCCCTTCGGGACGGGAAAAGGGGCCAAGCTCATCTTCAACGTGGACACCTTCTGCTTTGCCCCGCCTGACTGGTCCCAACCCCTGCCACCCAGGGTGCTGCACCCCAAGAGGATCTTCGAAGGGGTCAGGGAAGGGGTGGAACACGGGGGCAACAAGAGCGGGATTCCCACCGTGAACGGGAGCATTGTCTTCGACAAGAGGTATTTGGGCAAACCCCTGGTCTACTGTGGCACCTGCGGGATCATGCCCAGGTACATCCAGGGGGAGCCTTCCCAAAGCAAGAGGGCCGATCCAGGGGACCTTGCCGTAATGGTGGGTGGGCGTATAGGCAAAGATGGAATCCATGGGGCCACATTCTCCTCGGAGGAGCTCCATAAGGCCTCCCCTACCAGCGCCGTGCAGATCGGCGACCCCATCACCCAGAAGAGGATGACCGACTTCCTCCTGGTGGCCCGGGACCGCGGCCTCTACAACTCCATTACCGACAATGGGGCCGGAGGGCTCTCCTCCTCGGTGGGGGAGATGGCCAGAGGTCCAGGGGGATGTGAGATCTATCTGGAGCGCGCCCCCCTCAAGTATCCCGGCCTTGACCCCTGGGAGATCCTTCTGTCTGAATCCCAGGAGAGGATGACCCTGGCAGTGCACCCAGCCAAGATCGACGAGCTCCTGGAGCTGGCCGAGAAGATGGAGGTGGAGGCCACGGTGCTAGGCAGTTTTATTGACAGCGGCAGGTTCCACTGCCTCTGGCATGGGGAGACAGTGGCCTATCTGGATATGGACTTCTTTCATGAAGGGGTCCCGCGGATGGAGCTGGTGGCCCGATGGGAACAACCCCGACACCCGGAGCCCGATTTCGCTTCCCCGAAGGATCTGACCACTACACTGGAGGGGATGCTCTCCCGTCTCAACATCTGCAGCAAAGAGACAGTGATCCGGCAGTACGATCACGAGGTTCAAGGGGGGAGCGCCGCAAAACCGCTGGTGGGGAAAAAGGAAGATGGCCCAGGAGATGCCGCTGTCATCCGCCCCCTGCTGGACTCTTTTGAGGGGGTGGTGGTCTCCAGCGGGATCTGCCCCCGTTACAGCGACATCGATACCTATCACATGATGGCCTGTGCCATCGATGAGGCCATCAGAAACAATGTGGTCGTGGGGGGAGATCCGGCCAGGATGGCGGGGTTGGATAACTTTTGCTGGCCTGATCCGGTGCGCTCAGACAAGACCCCTGATGGTGAGTATAAGCTGGCGCAGTTGGTGAGGGCCAACAAGGCCCTCTACGACTACACCACCGCCTATGGGGTGCCCTGTATCTCTGGCAAGGATAGCATGAAGAACGACTATCTGGCCGGGGATATCAAGATATCCATTCCCCCCACTGTCCTGTTCTCCGTCTTGGGGAAGATGGAGGACGTCCGCAAGGCGGTGACCATGGACGCCAAGGCCCCAGGGGACTTGGTCTATGTCTTGGGGATGACCTATGACGAGTTGGGGGGGTCAGAATACTTCGCCTTGAATGGGTATATCGGAAACCAGGTGCCCCGGGTGAGGGCCCACGAGGCAAAGGAGCTATATCATAAGCTCCATGCGGCCATCATGGAGGGTGCCGTGGCCTCCTGCCACGACTGCTCCGATGGGGGGTTGGGGGTGACCTTGGCCGAGAGTGCCTTCGCCGGCGGATGCGGGATGGAAGTTGACCTGAGAAAGGTCCCGGCTACGGGTATAGAAAGGGATGACTATCTGCTGTTTTCTGAATCACAAAGCAGATTTGCGGTGACGGTCCACCCTGCTATGCAGGAGACCTTTGTCTCCATCATGAAGGGGATCTGTCTTGGGGAGATAGGGAGGGTGACCAAGGGAAGAAGATTTATCGTGATTGGCCTAAAGGGCGAAAAGGTCATCCAGGGGGACATCTATCGTCTGAAAGAGGCCTGGCAACGACCTTTGAGGTATTAAACTAAAAAATATGGAGCTTCTTCCATTCAATTGGTGGAATTGAGAGGATCCAAGGGGGCAACTACAAGGGTTCTACGGGTCTAGGAGTTCAGGGTTCTAGTGAAAAACAAACACTTGAACCCTTGAATCCTCGACCCCTTTTTAGCAACTTTTTTGGAGAAGAACTCGATAAAGATATAAAAAGGCCACACCAAAGAAGTGGAAGGGTCTCACCCACCTTCCTCATATCTGCTGCGCGTCTGCGGGGAGCAGGCCGAGAAGTCCATGGAGGCGAGGGCATCTC
Proteins encoded in this region:
- a CDS encoding SufD family Fe-S cluster assembly protein; this translates as MAQDKTRSPGDLDLSIYREETSEHPKLDDLSQLSPDDQKVLLMTGIDPTEKERSGSFFQKDHSVIHCHTDFDGAEIMSASEAREKYDGLTKYWGKAVPIDKDVYTKRAEEHQEHGYFIRSLPGAQVHYPLQACLYLTEDKLAQDVHNVVIAEEESNLNVITGCATAPGVRSGLHVGVSEFYIKEGATISFTMIHNWAEEMAVRPRSAVIVEEGGTFISNYICLVPARDLQMYPTAILKGKGAVATFNSVLLARPGSLMDVGSRVILQGEGCRAEIISRAVSTGGTIIARGHLIGETPGIKAHLECKGLLLSDQGVIHAIPELEGKMSDLEMSHEAAVGKIAQEEVEYLMARGLSEQEATALIIKGFLSLEIIGLPAGLRKELERMIEETDTEAM
- a CDS encoding NAD(P)H-dependent oxidoreductase — its product is MFVLGLMGSPRKRGNTDLLLSALLEGAQSKGAQVLKVYVPEKMITPCQGCRFCEKKGLCRIRDDDMGEIYHLLRRADLVALATPMFFYGPTAQLKALIDRAQALWARRYIFKLTDPKAKFRNGFLLAVGATKGRKLFSDTSLIAEYFFDAIGASFQGVLGFRQIESPGDIARHPTALADARQKSAELIEPLSKRKRGLFLCHENACRSQMAEAFLQYYGGEVFDVQSAGDQPAPEINPLATEVMAEKGIDLAYRRPRGLDEIENEVRPFDLVVQMGCEMNCPLAPSGKVENWDLEDPAGRPIEFMREIRDEIEKRVKLIIEEESPQEVHDDFPCL
- the purL gene encoding phosphoribosylformylglycinamidine synthase subunit PurL produces the protein MPHRIEVALKKGLKDPLGEKIKRKINNELGLEVKSVRIIDVYTIDAPLNKTHLVLLAKEAYSDPIMQVWSVDRPQAHAFDWVIEVGLLPGVTDNVGRTAREALEACLEVRLKQEERVYTSRQYLIKGDLSREEIKKIATGLLGNPLVHRFEIRSREEWDLVKGIGPIVPKVTGLTGGRVERFAFEVPDEELLLLSKERLLALSLEEMNAIQRYFRRKETKKRRREIGIGEQITDVELEAIAQTWSEHCKHKIFQARIKYIDEDGKEELIEGLFDTYIRGATEAIRRSLGEEDWCLSVFIDNAGVVAFNEGWSLVFKVETHNTPSALDPYGGALTGIVGVNRDPFGTGKGAKLIFNVDTFCFAPPDWSQPLPPRVLHPKRIFEGVREGVEHGGNKSGIPTVNGSIVFDKRYLGKPLVYCGTCGIMPRYIQGEPSQSKRADPGDLAVMVGGRIGKDGIHGATFSSEELHKASPTSAVQIGDPITQKRMTDFLLVARDRGLYNSITDNGAGGLSSSVGEMARGPGGCEIYLERAPLKYPGLDPWEILLSESQERMTLAVHPAKIDELLELAEKMEVEATVLGSFIDSGRFHCLWHGETVAYLDMDFFHEGVPRMELVARWEQPRHPEPDFASPKDLTTTLEGMLSRLNICSKETVIRQYDHEVQGGSAAKPLVGKKEDGPGDAAVIRPLLDSFEGVVVSSGICPRYSDIDTYHMMACAIDEAIRNNVVVGGDPARMAGLDNFCWPDPVRSDKTPDGEYKLAQLVRANKALYDYTTAYGVPCISGKDSMKNDYLAGDIKISIPPTVLFSVLGKMEDVRKAVTMDAKAPGDLVYVLGMTYDELGGSEYFALNGYIGNQVPRVRAHEAKELYHKLHAAIMEGAVASCHDCSDGGLGVTLAESAFAGGCGMEVDLRKVPATGIERDDYLLFSESQSRFAVTVHPAMQETFVSIMKGICLGEIGRVTKGRRFIVIGLKGEKVIQGDIYRLKEAWQRPLRY